The window TGTTGGAATGATGTAGAGAATAAAGGTTATAAACATTAAACTTTCTGGTTATGGCATTCAAAGGAGAATTTTATGCTTTGGGAGGTCTAAATCTTTCTGGGAACAACTTCTTTGGAGTTTTACCAATATCTGTATAGCCTCCTTTGGTTCCCCTAGTTACATTTCTAGACCTCTCTTACAATCAATTCTCCGGTGAAATCTTAGCCAGTTTATGGAATATTACCTTTCTGAACTGTCTTACGCTTCCTCCGATCTAGCGTCGCTTAAGCGGCTCAACCAGTTCTCTGTGGCTACAATCAGCTGATCGGTCCTGGTCCAAATTCAACAATTCCTCGGATTTTGGACTGGAGAGTTTTGCTAATAACAAGGGCTTGTGTGGTCCGCCTATGGAGTATGGTGCACTGAACCGGAAGAAGAAATAATCCGGTTTGGGATGATCGTGGCAGCAGTTGGTGCGGCTGTATTTGGACCAGTAGGTGTGTTCTTAGACTGGTTCTTCAATGTAGGAAGGAGAAAACAAGGAAATATAGACACGGAGATGATCTCTTTGTACATTTGGGATTCAAACCACATGTTTTAGTCAAATCAATATCACATACTTTCTCCATCTTAATACAACGATATGCATCAGTATTAATGAATGGTTATAATCTACGCCTACATATACTTGAGAAAACTATGATATGTAACGTGGTTTGATCTTAACCTGAAAcaccttttttttcttaaagtgTTTTCTTGAAGTTTCCAAAACATAATCAAAAGTTTTTAAAGTGGACACGCAAGTTTCTATTGAGTTTCTAATTAAATGAGATTTAAAAAACAAGTTTCTAATGAATTTTTTACACAGTTTTCAGGGAGattttgattctgaaacttTTTGGGAATTGTGAAACATACCTTCATCCGAGTTTCTATGCAACCTATATTACTCCATACAGAAAATAGAACTGTTGTACTTAAATAGCGCATAGATTATTTCTTGGTTGAGAAATCTGACTATCAAAACATGGAAGTAATATAAAATgcaaaacttttattttttctaaaaaatgcAAAATTTGATTGCTTCTATGTTTAGTATTGAGGTTTATGTTCTCCACATGAGTTAATAATATGCCTGATTTTTCTGTTGATAGGCCATTTGCCAAAGGGCAGAAAGCATGTACCCTTTATGTGTACATAGGGGATATTGAGTAACAAGCCATAGTGGTGCTAGTGGTGAATTCTTGGGATCTCCTTGATGTGTTTGGGAGTTCACATGATTCCTGATTAATGACAGTGATTTACTTGGTTTTCTCACTGTAATGTGTGGTGTTCGATTCGGTCCGGACAATgtaaagcaaatactaaaaacCATGATTTTTCAGGGCCCCTAAACCAAAAATGGACAGGTGACTCATATTATTAAATCTTTGTTCCACGATTCAATATTAAAACAATGACTTATCTCAAGTCTCCTCCCTAAACTGCGTTTATGGACAGAGAACGACATGTGATTTGAAAAAGTCGTTAGCGTAAGGCCCTGTTCGTTTGTACATCTGAGAGATGCATCCAGATGGTCCATTTAGATGCCTTATTCAGATGCTCCACCTGGATGTTGTTCGTCTCTGCATTTCGTTTATCATCTAGATGAATCATTTCAATGCAACTAcgtttgtttgctttttttttcaacttgCATCTACATCGAGATGAActtgttactaaaataattaaaaatatacctgttttaaaaaaatttggcaGAAATTTGCATTTTCTAAGTTTTGgcagaaaattacgtttttccggttttaacgggaaattgcatttttcggttttgacgagaaatttgtgttttccggttttgacgagaaatgatggtttttcggttttggcggggaAATTGGcattttcccggttttggcgggaaattttgtttttccggttttggcgggaaattgcgttttcccggttttggcggaaaattgtgtttcccggttttggcgggaaatttcgctttcccgattttggcgggaaattacgttttcccgGTTTTGACGTGGAATTGTgctttccggttttggcgggaaattgcgttttccggttttgacgaaaaattgtgttttccggttttggcggaaaattgcgttttctcggttttggagggaaattacgttttcccaattttggcgggaaaattacgttttcctgggtttggcgggaaattgcgttcccggttttggcgggaaattacgttctcttggttttggcggaaaattacgttttctcagttttggcgggaaattacgttttttcggttttgacgagaaattgtgttttccggttttggcgggaaattgcgtttttctcggttttggcgggaaattatgttttcccggttttggcggaaaattgcgttttccaGTTTTGaagagaaattgtgtttttcggttttgacgggGTATGGTGGTTtttgattttggcgggaaattacgtttcccgattttggcgggaaattgtgttttccgatTTCGACGAATAATTTTGGCAGGATATTACGTGTTTtgattttggcgagaaattatattttccgatttggcgggaaattacgttttcctgattttgacgagaaattgtgttttccgattttgatagaaaattgcattttcggttttggcgagaatcttttttgttttgacataaaaaattatcaaatttttggTGAAGACTCACCTTCACCCAGATGCTCCGTGAAGACTCACCCTCATTTGGATGAGAATTTGAGCTGAGTTTTCATAAATGCAGTTGGGTGATCCATCTGGATGTAGCATTTTAATGTACAAAACGAACATCAACTTGCATCTTCACCGAGATGGATCATCCAGATGAGCAAACGAACAGCACCTAACAATTTTCGCTTGCCATTGCTTTCTATAATCAACTCTTTTGTTCTTATTGTCTATTAAGAACACCATAATCacatcaacaacaaaaatgtCCATAACAACCCTAGTGTCAACTTGTCTCTGGTTCTTGCTGGTGTCTAGATTCGCAGGCGCAAACGAGGTCAACGTGAATTGCCTGAGGAGCATAAAATCTCAAGTTATAGATCCGAAGCGATCTTTATCAAGTTGGGCATTTCGCAACGTGAATGCAACTTATATATGCAGTTTTATTGGTGTGGAATGCTGGGATGCGGACAGGGACAGGGTTTTGAAAATGAATCTTTCTGGTTATGGTCTCCAAGGAGAATTTCCTCAGGGTTTAAATGACTGTTCTTCTTTGACAGGTCTAGATCTATCTAGGAACAACTTCTCTGGAGCTGTACCATCTAATATAGCCTCCTTGATTCCATTCGTTACAACTCTCGACCTCTCTTACAATCAATTCTCCGGTGAAATTCCAACAGATTTATCAAATGTTACCTTTCTGAACACTCTCATGCTTCAGCATAACCAGTTCACCGGTCAGCTTCCTCCCGAGCTAGCGTCGCTTAAGCGGCTCAAAGAGTTCTCTGTGGCATACAATCACCTGACCGGTCCTGTCCCAGAATTCAATGAAGCCTTGGGAATTGGACCGGAGAGTTTTGCTAATAACACTGGTTTATGTGGTTTGCCTATGGATTCTTGCATTGAGCAGGAAGAAAAAGTGATCCGGTTTGGGAAGATGGGTGCAGTAATTGGTGCGGCTGTGTTTGCACCAGTAGGTGCGTTGTTAGGCTGGTTCTTCTTCAAATAGTAAGAATGAGAAACAAGGAAATACAAGACACCGGAGATGAATTTCTACATTTGGAATTGAAAACACATGTCTTAATAAGTCAATCTAAACATCATGTATGAGTTTAGAGAATTTCTACATTTGGAATTGAACTCTACATTGTCACATTATGTTTTGCATGTCTAATCGAACTCTACTTGCTTTTGAAATCATTGCTGTATTTGAAAACGTGCGTCTTCACTCATGTATACAGTATACCATGcattattaacatttttttccACAGTTAGAATATTCAAACCCATGGGACAAGCCGAAATCAATGTATGGTGAATGAATATTCTCAAGTCTCCTCCGTGTCCCCGTGAACCCGTTTTACACGGCAAGAGACGACTAGTGTGACTTTGGAAAATCTTTATAATTCATCATACTCAAGTTTTGGCTACACTATAACAATCTTCACTTGTTTTTGTTGCTAAAACCACTCTCTTGTAATCTTCTATTAAAAGAGTCCTCTCAACCACACACAAAAAATGTCCTTAATAAACCTATTCGCAACTTGTTTATGGTTCTTGCTGGTGTCGTCAGGCTTCACATGCGCAGACGAGGCCAACGTAAATTGCCTGAGGAGCATAAAGTCCCAAGTTAAGGATCCAAATGGATATTTAACGAGTTGGGTGTTTGGCAACGAGACTGCAGGTTATATCTGCAAGTTCACTGGTGTGACTTGCTGGCATGATGACGAGAATAGGGTTTTGAGCATTGAACTTTCTGGTTTTGGTCTGGAAGGTGAGTTTCCTCAAGGGATAAAGGAATGTTCTGATTTGACAGGTCTATATCTTGCTAGAAACAACTTCTCTGGAGTCTTACCATATAATATAGCCTCTTTGATTCCATCCGTTACAATTCTCGACCTCTCTGACAATCAATTCTCCGGTGAAATTCCAACCAGTTTATCAAATATTACCCTTCTGAACAGCCTTACGCTTCGGCATAACCAGTttactggtcagcttcctcacgAGCTATCGTCACTGCAGCGGCTCAAGATTTTGTCAGTGGCATACAATCAACTGACCGGTCCCATCCCTAAATTTAATGAACAACACTTGAAAATTGGAGTGGACGATTTTGCTAATAACGAGGGTTTGTGTGGTCGGCCTATGGATGCTTGTGCTGACCCGGACGAAGATATGATCCGGTTTGGGAAGATGGGTGCAGCAGTTGGTGCGGCTTTATTTGCACCATTAGTTGCGTTCTTAGACTCGTTTGTCTTCAATGGTAGGAAGCAGAAACAAGGAGATATATGACAGAGCTGAATTTTCTACGTTTGGTATTGAAACACATGTTTTAGTCAGACAATATCACATTACTTTCTGCATACCTTAATACAACGAATAATTGAAAGTATATATGCAGCAGTCAGTATTAATGAATGATCATATCTACACTTGCATATACTTGAAAA is drawn from Raphanus sativus cultivar WK10039 unplaced genomic scaffold, ASM80110v3 Scaffold0788, whole genome shotgun sequence and contains these coding sequences:
- the LOC108845601 gene encoding probably inactive leucine-rich repeat receptor-like protein kinase At5g48380 — translated: MSITTLVSTCLWFLLVSRFAGANEVNVNCLRSIKSQVIDPKRSLSSWAFRNVNATYICSFIGVECWDADRDRVLKMNLSGYGLQGEFPQGLNDCSSLTGLDLSRNNFSGAVPSNIASLIPFVTTLDLSYNQFSGEIPTDLSNVTFLNTLMLQHNQFTGQLPPELASLKRLKEFSVAYNHLTGPVPEFNEALGIGPESFANNTGLCGLPMDSCIEQEEKVIRFGKMGAVIGAAVFAPVGFTCADEANVNCLRSIKSQVKDPNGYLTSWVFGNETAGYICKFTGVTCWHDDENRVLSIELSGFGLEGEFPQGIKECSDLTGLYLARNNFSGVLPYNIASLIPSVTILDLSDNQFSGEIPTSLSNITLLNSLTLRHNQFTGQLPHELSSLQRLKILSVAYNQLTGPIPKFNEQHLKIGVDDFANNEGLCGRPMDACADPDEDMIRFGKMGAAVGAALFAPLVAFLDSFVFNGRKQKQGDI